The Arachis ipaensis cultivar K30076 chromosome B07, Araip1.1, whole genome shotgun sequence genome includes a window with the following:
- the LOC107609124 gene encoding ribulose bisphosphate carboxylase/oxygenase activase, chloroplastic, translated as MAASVSTIGAVKGTPVSLNGSGAVASSVPSSSAFFGSSLKKVTSRIPSNSKVSSGSFKIVAAVDEDKDKQTDQDRWRGLAYDISDDQQDITRGKGMVDPLFQAPMDTGTHYAVMSSYEYLSTGLKTYMDNTKDGFYIAPAFMDKLVVHISKNFMTLPNIKVPLILGIWGGKGQGKSFQCELVFAKMGINPIMMSAGELESGNAGEPAKLIRQRYREAADIIKKGKMCCLFINDLDAGAGRMGGTTQYTVNNQMVNATLMNIADNPTNVQLPGMYNKEENPRVPIVVTGNDFSTLYAPLIRDGRMEKFYWAPTREDRIGVCTGIFRTDNVPPEDIVKLVDTFPGQSIDFFGALRARVYDDEVRKWVSGVGVDGVGKKLVNSKEGPPTFEQPKMTLAKLLEYGNMLVQEQENVKRVQLADKYLNEAALGDANQDAIKSGSFYGKAAQQIGVPVPEGCTDPNASNFDPTARSDDGTCLYTF; from the exons ATGGCTGCTTCAGTTTCAACCATAGGAGCTGTCAAAGGAACTCCA GTGAGTTTGAATGGTTCTGGAGCTGTGGCTTCATCAGTTCCCAGTTCATCAGCTTTCTTTGGAAGCAGCTTGAAGAAGGTTACATCAAGAATCCCCAGCAACAGCAAGGTTTCCTCTGGAAGCTTCAAGATTGTGGCGGCTGTCGATGAGGACAAGGACAAGCAGACAGATCAGGACAGATGGAGAGGGTTGGCCTATGATATTTCAGATGACCAGCAAGACATCACAAGAGGGAAGGGTATGGTTGATCCTCTCTTCCAAGCTCCAATGGATACTGGCACTCACTATGCAGTCATGAGCTCCTATGAATACCTCAGTACCGGGCTCAAAAC GTACATGGACAACACGAAGGACGGATTTTACATTGCTCCTGCTTTTATGGACAAGCTTGTTGTCCATATCAGCAAGAACTTCATGACTCTGCCCAATATCAAG GTTCCTCTCATTCTTGGTATCTGGGGAGGCAAAGGTCAGGGAAAATCTTTCCAATGTGAGCTTGTGTTTGCCAAGATGGGAATCAA CCCGATCATGATGAGTGCCGGAGAACTTGAAAGCGGAAACGCCGGAGAGCCAGCAAAGCTGATAAGGCAACGGTACCGCGAAGCAGCGGACATAATCAAGAAAGGAAAGATGTGCTGCCTCTTCATCAACGATCTAGACGCAGGAGCAGGTCGTATGGGTGGAACTACGCAGTACACGGTGAACAACCAGATGGTGAACGCCACCCTGATGAACATCGCCGATAACCCCACGAATGTTCAGCTCCCAGGGATGTACAACAAAGAAGAGAATCCTCGAGTTCCCATCGTGGTCACCGGTAACGATTTCTCCACCCTCTATGCTCCCTTGATTCGTGACGGCCGTATGGAGAAGTTCTACTGGGCGCCAACGAGAGAGGACAGGATTGGTGTCTGCACCGGAATCTTCCGTACCGACAATGTTCCTCCTGAGGACATTGTTAAACTTGTGGACACTTTCCCCGGCCAATCTATTG ATTTCTTTGGAGCACTGAGGGCTAGAGTGTACGATGACGAAGTGAGGAAGTGGGTATCTGGTGTTGGAGTTGATGGAGTTGGGAAGAAGCTAGTGAACTCAAAGGAAGGACCACCAACGTTCGAGCAACCAAAGATGACATTGGCAAAGTTGTTGGAGTACGGCAACATGCTTGTCCAAGAGCAAGAGAATGTCAAGAGAGTCCAATTGGCTGACAAGTATTTGAACGAGGCTGCTCTTGGCGATGCCAACCAAGATGCTATTAAGAGTGGCTCTTTCTACG GGAAAGCAGCGCAACAAATTGGTGTTCCTGTCCCCGAAGGATGCACTGATCCAAATGCTTCAAACTTCGACCCAACCGCTAGAAGTGATGATGGAACCTGCCTATACACATTCTAA